The following proteins are encoded in a genomic region of Arachis stenosperma cultivar V10309 chromosome 4, arast.V10309.gnm1.PFL2, whole genome shotgun sequence:
- the LOC130973156 gene encoding protein FLOWERING LOCUS T-like isoform X1 — translation MSSSSRARASSLSLGHNDPLVLGRVIGDVLDPFTSSVNMRVVYGNNIQEVINCCELRPSQIINKPRVEVGGHDLRTFYTLIMVDPDAPSPCNPSEREYLHWLVINIPETTEANFGEEIVPYESPRPTAGIHRIVFVLFRQTGRQSVHGPGWRQNFNTRDFAEFYNLGLPVSALYFICKR, via the exons atgtcctcatcttcaagagcaagagcAAGTAGTTTATCATTAGGTCATAATGATCCTCTTGTTCTAGGCCGTGTAATTGGTGATGTTTTGGATCCCTTTACAAGTTCTGTCAACATGAGGGTCGTTTACGGCAATAACATTCAAGAGGTTATCAATTGTTGTGAATTAAGACCCTCCCAGATCATCAATAAACCAAGAGTTGAAGTTGGTGGACATGACCTTAGGACATTTTACACTCTG ATCATGGTGGATCCTGATGCACCTAGTCCATGTAATCCAAGCGAGAGAGAATATTTGCACTG GCTGGTAATCAATATTCCCGAAACTACAGAAGCAAACTTTG GAGAAGAGATAGTGCCGTACGAAAGTCCACGACCAACAGCAGGGATTCATCGTATTGTGTTTGTGCTGTTCCGTCAGACTGGGAGACAGAGCGTTCATGGTCCTGGGTGGCGTCAAAATTTCAACACTCGAGATTTTGCTGAGTTCTATAATCTTGGGTTGCCAGTTTCAGCTTTGTATTTCATCTGTAAACGATGA
- the LOC130974246 gene encoding uncharacterized protein LOC130974246, with the protein MLPPELQPRSFRPYISSSSSAPSFSFSNSQSQQSSNPSSTESNSSSQSHGNQRGHSASPSTSSSSRSIKNPTGFTHNYRIAMALVPSAMFLLDLGGAPVASVLVVGLMISYILDSVVTSKVPSFFGVWLTLIFSQLCFFLFASPSLFATFSSSLPLTLLSSFLCAHTTFLVGVWCSLNFRFLPLENPSIALSLERLLLASAPISASSIFTWATVSAVGIRNAAYYLAAFNSLFYWLFSIPRLSSFKTTPRARFHGGEVPHDSYILGPLESCVHTLYLLFLPLVFHLGSHYALVFSSAAAFCDLILLFFLPFLFQLYASTKGALWWVTKNENQVHSIRVVNGAVALVAVVVALEVRVVFHSFGRYIQVPPPLNYVLVTITMLGGAAAAGSYAMGMVSDALSSVAFTTSAIVVSAAGAVVIGFPVLFLPLPAVAGFYLARFFEKKSLPSYFAFVVLGSLMVTWFVLHNFWDLNIWLAGMSLKSFCKLIIANAVLAMAIPGLALLPSKLKFLSEIGLISYALLLCYIENRFFNYSSIYYYGFEDEVMYPSYMVVMTTLLGLGLVRRLHVDQRIGGKAVWILTCLYSSKLAMLFIASKSVVWVSALLLLAVTPPLLLYRDRSKTGSRMKSWQGYAHAFVVALSVWFCRETIFEALQWWNGRSPSDGLILGSCILLTGLACIPIVAVHFSHVLSAKRSLVLVVATGLLFILMQPPLPLSLTYQSDLIKTARHSADDISIYGYMAGKPTWPSWLLIIAILLTLASVTSIIPIKYIVELRTFYSIAMGVALGVYISAEYFVWTGILHVLIVVTMVCASVFVVFTHLPSASSTKLLPWVFALLVALFPVTYLLEGQLRIKNILKDTEIGNLGEEERNLTTLLAIEGARTSLLGLYAAIFMLIALEIKYKLASILREKAIDIGGIRHSNSGQSASASFLPRMRFMQHRRASTVPSFTIKRMAADGSWMPAVGNVATIMCFAICLVLNINLTGGSNRAIFFLAPILLLLNQDSDFVAGFGDKHRYFPVVAVISVYFVLTALYSIWEDVWHGNTGWGLQIGGPDWIFVVKNLALLVLTFPSHILFNRYVWSFTKQSDSPPWITLPLNLLPIACTDILKIKILGILGVIYSLAQYLITRQQYISGLKYI; encoded by the exons atgctGCCGCCGGAGCTGCAGCCTCGATCATTCCGCCCCTACATATCAAGCTCGAGCAGCGCTCCCTCATTCTCCTTCTCCAATTCCCAATCCCAGCAAAGCTCGAACCCTAGCTCCACCGAATCGAATTCGTCATCCCAGAGCCATGGCAACCAGCGTGGTCACTCCGCTTCCCCTTCCACATCCTCATCCTCCAGATCCATCAAGAACCCCACCGGCTTCACCCACAACTACCGGATCGCGATGGCGCTGGTTCCCTCCGCCATGTTCCTGCTGGACCTGGGCGGCGCCCCCGTGGCATCCGTTCTGGTGGTGGGGCTGATGATCTCCTACATCCTGGACTCCGTGGTGACCTCAAAGGTTCCCTCCTTCTTCGGCGTGTGGCTCACACTCATATTCTCCCAACTCTGCTTCTTCCTCTTCGCCTCGCCCTCACTCTTCGCCACCTTCAGTTCCTCCCTCCCTCTCACCCTCCTCTCCTCATTCCTCTGCGCCCACACCACCTTCCTCGTCGGCGTCTGGTGCTCCCTCAACTTTCGCTTCCTCCCTCTCGAGAACCCTTCCATCGCTCTCTCCCTCGAGCGCCTCCTCTTAGCCTCCGCCCCTATCTCCGCCTCATCCATTTTCACCTGGGCCACTGTCTCCGCTGTCGGTATCCGCAATGCCGCCTACTACCTCGCCGCCTTCAACTCCCTCTTCTACTGGCTCTTCTCCATTCCCCGCCTCTCCTCCTTCAAGACCACCCCCAGGGCCAGGTTCCATGGCGGCGAAGTTCCTCATGACAGCTACATCCTCGGACCCCTCGAAAGCTGTGTCCACACCCTCTACCTTCTCTTCCTTCCGCTTGTCTTTCACCTTGGCTCGCACTACGCCCTCGTTTTCTCCTCTGCTGCTGCCTTCTGCGACCTCATTCTCCTGTTCTTCCTGCCGTTTTTGTTTCAGCTCTATGCCTCCACCAAGGGTGCTTTGTGGTGGGTCACCAAGAATGAGAACCAGGTTCATAGCATAAGGGTCGTCAATGGTGCTGTGGCTTTGGTGGCCGTTGTCGTTGCTTTGGAGGTTAGGGTGGTTTTCCACTCGTTTGGGAGGTACATTCAGGTGCCCCCACCCTTGAATTATGTTCTGGTCACCATCACTATGCTTGGAGGGGCTGCTGCCGCTGGTTCCTATGCCATGGGGATGGTCTCGGACGCCCTCAGCTCTGTGGCTTTTACCACCTCCGCCATTGTGGTCAGCGCTGCCGGAGCTGTCGTCATTGGGTTCCCAGTGTTG TTCCTTCCTCTGCCTGCAGTTGCCGGATTTTATTTGGCTcgattttttgaaaagaagagCCTGCCATCTTACTTTGCTTTTGTTGTTCTTGGGAGTTTAATGGTTACATGGTTTGTGCTTCACAACTTCTGGGATTTAAATATTTGGCTAGCAGGCATGTCCCTGAAATCTTTCTGCAAACTTATAATAGCAAATGCTGTCCTGGCAATGGCTATTCCTGGTTTAGCTCTTCTACCTTCgaagttaaaatttttatccGAGATTGGCTTGATAAGCTATGCATTACTCTTATGCTACATCGAGAATCGGTTCTTCAATTACTCCAGCATTTACTATTATGGGTTTGAGGATGAGGTGATGTATCCTAGCTATATGGTTGTGATGACAACTTTATTGGGTTTGGGTTTGGTGAGAAGGCTACATGTGGATCAACGAATCGGAGGAAAAGCAGTATGGATTTTGACTTGTCTTTATTCTTCAAAGCTCGCCATGTTGTTTATTGCATCAAAGTCTGTAGTATGGGTATCGGCTCTTCTATTATTAGCTGTTACCCCTCCATTGCTTCTTTATAG GGATAGATCAAAAACAGGTTCTAGGATGAAATCTTGGCAAGGTTATGCGCATGCCTTTGTGGTTGCCTTATCTGTATGGTTTTGTCGTGAAACGATTTTTGAAGCACTTCAGTGGTGGAATGGAAGGTCTCCTTCAGATGGTTTAATCCTGGGATCATGCATTCTCTTGACTGGATTGGCTTGTATTCCCATCGTCGCTGTTCATTTCTCTCATGTTTTG TCTGCCAAAAGAAGCCTAGTGCTGGTAGTGGCAACTGGTCTGCTTTTTATTCTGATGCAGCCCCCTCTCCCTTTGTCATTGACTTACCAGTCAGACCTAATCAAGACTGCCCGCCATTCGGCTGATGATATCTCAATTTATGGCTACATGGCAGGGAAGCCTACCTGGCCTTCTTGGTTGCTTATTATTGCAATTTTGCTCACGCTAGCATCTGTTACATCTATCATACCCATTAAATATATTGTTGAATTAAGGACATTTTATTCCATTGCAATGGGGGTTGCCCTGGGAGTCTACATTTCTGCTGAATACTTTGTCTGGACAGGCATTCTGCATGTTCTCATTGTGGTCACAATGGTTTGTGCCTCTGTATTTGTTGTCTTCACTCATCTGCCCTCTGCCTCAAGCACAAAGCTTTTGCCCTGGGTATTCGCTCTGCTTGTGGCTCTCTTTCCAGTTACTTATCTTTTGGAGGGCCAACTGAgaattaaaaatattcttaaagaCACTGAAATAGGAAATTTGGGCGAGGAGGAGAGGAATCTTACAACATTGCTAGCCATTGAGGGGGCCAGGACATCTCTTCTTGGTTTGTATGCGGCAATCTTTATGCTAATAGCCTTGGAGATAAAATATAAACTTGCTTCAATTTTAAGGGAGAAGGCTATTGATATAGGTGGCATTAGACACAGCAATTCCGGTCAAAGTGCATCTGCTAGTTTCCTTCCAAGAATGAGATTCATGCAGCATCGCCGGGCTTCTACTGTTCCCTCCTTTACAATTAAGAGGATGGCTGCTGATGGATCCTGGATGCCTGCCGTTGGCAATGTTGCCACAATTATGTGTTTCGCTATATGCCTAGTCTTGAATATCAACCTTACCGGTGGTTCGAACCGTGCCATATTTTTCCTGGCTCCTATCCTGCTGCTACTGAATCAAGATTCTGATTTTGTTGCTGGTTTTGGGGATAAACATAGATATTTTCCTGTGGTTGCTGTTATATCTGTCTACTTCGTTTTGACAGCCCTCTACAGCATATGGGAAGATGTCTGGCATGGTAATACAGGATGGGGTCTTCAAATCGGTGGGCCTGACTGGATATTTGTGGTAAAGAACTTGGCCCTCCTTGTTCTCACGTTCCCAAGTCATATACTGTTCAACAGGTATGTATGGAGCTTTACAAAGCAGAGTGATTCACCCCCGTGGATAACCTTACCCCTTAATCTGCTCCCTATTGCATGTACAGATATTCTCAAGATTAAGATCTTGGGTATATTAGGAGTTATATATTCCCTGGCTCAGTATCTAATCACTAGGCAACAGTATATTTCTGGCCTCAAGTACATCTAA
- the LOC130973156 gene encoding protein FLOWERING LOCUS T-like isoform X2, whose protein sequence is MSSSSRARASSLSLGHNDPLVLGRVIGDVLDPFTSSVNMRVVYGNNIQEVINCCELRPSQIINKPRVEVGGHDLRTFYTLIMVDPDAPSPCNPSEREYLHWLVINIPETTEANFEIVPYESPRPTAGIHRIVFVLFRQTGRQSVHGPGWRQNFNTRDFAEFYNLGLPVSALYFICKR, encoded by the exons atgtcctcatcttcaagagcaagagcAAGTAGTTTATCATTAGGTCATAATGATCCTCTTGTTCTAGGCCGTGTAATTGGTGATGTTTTGGATCCCTTTACAAGTTCTGTCAACATGAGGGTCGTTTACGGCAATAACATTCAAGAGGTTATCAATTGTTGTGAATTAAGACCCTCCCAGATCATCAATAAACCAAGAGTTGAAGTTGGTGGACATGACCTTAGGACATTTTACACTCTG ATCATGGTGGATCCTGATGCACCTAGTCCATGTAATCCAAGCGAGAGAGAATATTTGCACTG GCTGGTAATCAATATTCCCGAAACTACAGAAGCAAACTTTG AGATAGTGCCGTACGAAAGTCCACGACCAACAGCAGGGATTCATCGTATTGTGTTTGTGCTGTTCCGTCAGACTGGGAGACAGAGCGTTCATGGTCCTGGGTGGCGTCAAAATTTCAACACTCGAGATTTTGCTGAGTTCTATAATCTTGGGTTGCCAGTTTCAGCTTTGTATTTCATCTGTAAACGATGA